DNA sequence from the Thermodesulfobacteriota bacterium genome:
CAGTTCACTCCGAAAGGAAGGTAAAAAATGAGTCAAAACGATAGTGTAAAGTATCCCATCTGGCAGTTTAACACCTACACTCTCGTAGTTTGTAGAAACAAGTAGAATTTGCCGAAAAGGGAAGAATGCCTCGACAGTACCTGGATTAGAATGATCCCCACACTCTTTTGGGGCCTAACTGAAGTTTTCTAATGATTATTACCGCCCTGCGAAAAAGACGCTCGAATAGATTCAAGTACTTTTTGTTAACTATCAGCTCTTCTTCGTAGAACTGCTCGATATTTTTTCCGCTAATACCATGAGGATCGTAATCTACAAGAATTTCCGGAACAAAAAGAAATTTTTCGGATCTCAGTATCCTGGTCCAAAACTCGTAGTCCATCCGTAACCTTAATCCTGTGTCATAAAGCCCCCATTCCCTGAAGACGTCTGTCTTTATAAAGGATGCCTGATGCGAAATCATGGCCTTTCTGCAAAGGGGGGAATCATTCTCTACCGGTCTTTTGGGAATAGTACGCGAACCAAATTTAGCGAAAAAGGACAAAATCCTTTGACCACGAGTCAAATATCTTGCCACATAAGACAGAGCTTTTGGTGTAGTAAAGATATCACCGGCATTCAAAAAGTTGATATAGGTACCAAAAGAAAGTGTGATCCCTTTGTTGAAAGCATCTGCTATGCCGCTGTCCTTTTCACTGACCCAGTAATCGATGGAATGCTCATATTTGCGTATCACATCTACTGTCCCGTCTGTCGAACCCCCGTCTATGACCAGAAATTCGAAGTTTGGGTAGTCTTGAGAAAAAACGTTGAGAGCGGTCTTCTCGAAACCTTTTGCATTATTTAGTACAACCGTTACAACTGTTATTGATGGAAGCTCGTCCATTTGCGGGCCTAGCGATGACGGACCATTAGGTTCGTTCATACTTAAGGATGATGCGGCCTCTAATCTAGCGGCAAGATCCGGAGCTGCTTTGATAACCGGACATCCGTGGATATCGCAGAGATGCCAAACGCCGTCTACCTTCTTATATGAATGCTTAAAATACCCTTTTCTTCTTAACCCCCCTTCCCCTTTCCTTTTGGGATTTGGAGGAAGGAATGATCGTGTAAGAAACTTATCCTCCGGTCTCTGCCGGATGATTGGTCTTTCGGTGGTAATTAACAATCCTCTACCCCTTTTTCCATGTCTTTACAATCTTCTCAGCAGATCTTCCCACAACGTAGCCACCTATTCCAATTTCGAGAAGTGTCCACATATCAGGAGGGATCTCAAGCGAAGGAAGCCTAAAAAGAGGAGCAAATCGGAACAACCTCTTCGACGACCTTTAAAACCTTTTCAATTATTGGTCCAATAACGGCTAGTATACCAAGTAAACCCATCTTACACCTCCACCAGACGTATCATGAACTGTTCTTCCAAATCGTACCATACACCGTGTACAAACCCTCTTCCCCTTGCAATGCACATCTTTCTGTCATAAACATCAGTTTGCCACCTTGGATTTACCTGTTCTGATACCCTTTTTGCGATAAGTTCGAGCTTAATTGCCTCCTCTTGATCTTTAAGTTCAGACCTCAAATAAGCCTCAGTAGCTTTTTTTATTCCTCCACACTGAACGATGATGTCGAACATTAAAGCTATGGCCCTTTCTGTTTTGAGTCCATATTCACGGGAAAGATTTTGAGCTCTGTTGTATATTTTATTCGCGTGCCGCAACTGTATGTTCTGAAACTCCCTTGTTCTTCCAAGTTCTTTAAACATGCCACGCCATGGTTCGTATATGAAATGCCTTATGGGATGCTGAATGGAATTGGCAAACTCCATTGCGCTCTCTTTGTCTTTTAGAACCTCCTCGATAACCGTTATGTGCTCCCCGAATATTTCCTCCATCACATCTCTGTAATCTCTGAGCATGTCCTTAAGTAAGACCTGGAGCGATCCTTGACCGAAATTCCACTGGAGAGCCCCAAAACTTATACCTTGGCCGTCGAAATTACCAGTTATAGCGCTAAAACACTCAGGAGGAGGCCTTCCAGTCTCAAAAGTTCCCGTAAGCGTAAGGCACCTTAAGTCAAGGGGAAGGATCTCTGTCCTTGAAGGCTCTTCTTCGGAAAGAAGAAGAGAATATGTCTTCGGGCCGACTATTCCATCAACTTTTAAGCCGTTTTTCTTTTGGAATTTCCTTACTGCTAATTCTGTTGCTCCACCGAAAATCCCATCGATGGGCCCAGCATACAGTCCAAGATCTTTCAGTTTGGCCTGTAGTTTCCTTACGTCGTCACCGACGCTTCCGAGTCTTAGGATCACTTACTACTTTCTAGGAAGACCAGTCTATTTTTGGAAAATCTGTTAGAAGTTCGGGTACGTACGCGAGTGGGGTTACTTGAAAGTCCAAAAAGAGCCGAACTAAAAAACTTGTAACTGTGTCTGGGAGTCCAAATACCAAATATAAGTCTTCTTAATTCCTTCTTCTAGGGATATCCTCGGTTGCCACCCAAGATTCCTCATCCTACTTACATCTAAAAGCTTTCTTGGTGTTCCGTCGGGTTTTGAAAGGTCCTGATCAATCTCACCTTTAAAGCCCACAATCTCTTTTATTAGTTTTGCGAGATCCCTCACCAATAGATCTTCACCCGTTCCCACATTTACGAAATAGTCAGGAAGTTCGAAAGCCGGTTGAACAACTTTTTTATCCTTGTTTCTAGGATGAGAATAGCACATATCCCATGCATCTATCTCTTCCATTAGATAAGTGCAGGCATCCGCCAGATCATTGACATGTAAGAATTCTCGATAAACATTGCCCGACCCCCAGACAATTACCCTTACTTTATCCCTGTCCATCTTTATCCCGACCTCATCTAAGGCAGAAACGATACTCGATTTATCTTTAAAATCGATCCTTTTTTCGAGCCCGAACCCGATGGGGTACCTTTTAAGATCCCTCCTTATGCTCTCGAAGTCTCCATTCTCCAAAAGTTTTCCAAGATGGAACTTCCGGATAAGTGCGGGAATTAGATGGGACGTCTCCAAATTGAAATTATCGTTTGGACCATAAAGGTTCGTTGGCATGACGGAGATGAAGTTTGTCCCATACTGCTCGTTATAGTACCTCACGAGTTTTATCGCCGCAATTTTGGAGATCGCGTATGGTTCGTTTGTGGGTTCTAAACTTCCTGTAAGAAGATACTCCTCTTTCATAGGCTGAGGCGCATGTTTTGGATAGATACAAGATGAGCCAAGGTTTAAAAGCTTTTTCACACCGGTGGTGAATGATGCGCGAATCGTATGGAGGGCAATAGCCAAATTCTCATATAGGAACTCCGCTTT
Encoded proteins:
- a CDS encoding GDP-L-fucose synthase; the encoded protein is MGKESKILVLGGTGMVGSALIRRLIEKGYRNIISNYYSKKPDPDLQGRVSFFELDLTRQDETEEFFFRHKPDYVFLAAAKVGGILANSTYKAEFLYENLAIALHTIRASFTTGVKKLLNLGSSCIYPKHAPQPMKEEYLLTGSLEPTNEPYAISKIAAIKLVRYYNEQYGTNFISVMPTNLYGPNDNFNLETSHLIPALIRKFHLGKLLENGDFESIRRDLKRYPIGFGLEKRIDFKDKSSIVSALDEVGIKMDRDKVRVIVWGSGNVYREFLHVNDLADACTYLMEEIDAWDMCYSHPRNKDKKVVQPAFELPDYFVNVGTGEDLLVRDLAKLIKEIVGFKGEIDQDLSKPDGTPRKLLDVSRMRNLGWQPRISLEEGIKKTYIWYLDSQTQLQVF
- a CDS encoding glycosyltransferase, yielding MLITTERPIIRQRPEDKFLTRSFLPPNPKRKGEGGLRRKGYFKHSYKKVDGVWHLCDIHGCPVIKAAPDLAARLEAASSLSMNEPNGPSSLGPQMDELPSITVVTVVLNNAKGFEKTALNVFSQDYPNFEFLVIDGGSTDGTVDVIRKYEHSIDYWVSEKDSGIADAFNKGITLSFGTYINFLNAGDIFTTPKALSYVARYLTRGQRILSFFAKFGSRTIPKRPVENDSPLCRKAMISHQASFIKTDVFREWGLYDTGLRLRMDYEFWTRILRSEKFLFVPEILVDYDPHGISGKNIEQFYEEELIVNKKYLNLFERLFRRAVIIIRKLQLGPKRVWGSF
- a CDS encoding peptidoglycan-binding protein, which gives rise to MILRLGSVGDDVRKLQAKLKDLGLYAGPIDGIFGGATELAVRKFQKKNGLKVDGIVGPKTYSLLLSEEEPSRTEILPLDLRCLTLTGTFETGRPPPECFSAITGNFDGQGISFGALQWNFGQGSLQVLLKDMLRDYRDVMEEIFGEHITVIEEVLKDKESAMEFANSIQHPIRHFIYEPWRGMFKELGRTREFQNIQLRHANKIYNRAQNLSREYGLKTERAIALMFDIIVQCGGIKKATEAYLRSELKDQEEAIKLELIAKRVSEQVNPRWQTDVYDRKMCIARGRGFVHGVWYDLEEQFMIRLVEV